A genomic segment from Pseudosulfitobacter sp. DSM 107133 encodes:
- the sufC gene encoding Fe-S cluster assembly ATPase SufC — MLKINNLHVQLEEEDKQILKGVNLEVEPGKVHAIMGPNGSGKSTLSYVLAGRPGYAVTEGTAHLGDVDLLEIEPEERAAAGLFLAFQYPVEIPGVGNMTFLRTAVNAQRKARGEEEMSAAEFLKVIRAKAKTLKIDADMLKRPVNVGFSGGEKKRNEILQMAMLEPKMCILDETDSGLDVDAMKLVSEGVNALRDEGRGFLVITHYQRLLDHIKPDVVHIMADGRIIKTGGPELALEVENNGYTDILSEVV; from the coding sequence ATGTTGAAAATCAATAACTTGCATGTGCAACTTGAAGAAGAAGACAAACAGATCCTGAAGGGTGTGAACCTTGAGGTGGAGCCGGGCAAGGTGCACGCAATCATGGGCCCGAACGGGTCGGGCAAATCGACACTGTCCTATGTTCTGGCAGGCCGCCCCGGTTATGCGGTGACCGAAGGCACCGCGCATCTGGGCGACGTTGACTTGCTGGAGATCGAGCCGGAAGAACGCGCCGCTGCCGGCCTGTTCCTGGCCTTTCAGTACCCCGTTGAAATCCCCGGCGTCGGCAACATGACCTTTTTGCGCACTGCTGTGAACGCACAGCGCAAGGCGCGCGGCGAAGAGGAAATGAGCGCCGCCGAATTCCTGAAAGTGATCCGCGCCAAGGCGAAAACGCTGAAAATCGACGCCGACATGCTGAAACGCCCCGTCAACGTGGGGTTTTCGGGTGGCGAGAAAAAGCGCAATGAAATCCTGCAAATGGCGATGCTGGAACCCAAGATGTGCATCCTGGACGAGACGGATTCGGGTCTGGACGTGGACGCAATGAAGCTGGTGTCCGAAGGCGTGAACGCGCTGCGCGACGAAGGGCGCGGGTTTCTGGTGATCACCCACTATCAACGTCTGCTGGACCACATCAAACCCGATGTCGTGCACATCATGGCCGATGGCCGTATTATCAAGACTGGCGGCCCCGAACTGGCGCTGGAAGTCGAAAACAACGGCTACACAGATATCCTGTCCGAGGTGGTGTAA
- a CDS encoding polysaccharide pyruvyl transferase family protein, translated as MAAGDPIALHWWKAVPNFGDAISAMVVAHVSGRPVTHAGAGKADLFAVGSIIQVARRAHQDARADGVKPWIWGSGMLAPVNRDFLSHVQIAAVRGPVSAALLQLETDSFGDPGLLISEVVTDLPERSDRIGIVPHHTLVDAAATLAADLGYLLIDPRGVANDVCRQIASCAHIFASSLHGLIVADAYGVPNTWVAPTGQGHLKYHDYAAGVGRSLIAPLAMGDIAGFDRASAQPPQAYAQGIARARAALKSTFPAPLRAAPHMASA; from the coding sequence ATGGCTGCGGGCGACCCCATAGCTTTGCATTGGTGGAAGGCGGTGCCGAATTTCGGTGACGCGATTTCAGCCATGGTGGTGGCCCATGTGTCGGGCCGCCCCGTGACCCATGCGGGCGCGGGCAAGGCAGACCTGTTTGCTGTGGGTTCGATCATTCAGGTGGCGCGGCGCGCGCATCAGGATGCGCGTGCAGATGGCGTGAAACCGTGGATCTGGGGCAGCGGGATGCTGGCGCCGGTGAACCGTGATTTCCTGTCGCATGTGCAGATTGCAGCGGTGCGCGGGCCGGTCTCGGCGGCGCTGTTGCAGCTTGAAACCGACAGCTTTGGCGATCCGGGCCTGTTGATTTCCGAGGTTGTCACGGACCTGCCTGAACGCAGCGACCGCATCGGGATCGTTCCGCATCATACCCTGGTGGACGCGGCAGCCACGCTGGCCGCCGATCTGGGCTATCTGCTGATCGACCCGCGCGGCGTTGCCAATGACGTGTGCCGCCAGATTGCATCTTGCGCGCATATATTTGCCTCGTCACTGCACGGGCTGATCGTGGCCGATGCTTACGGCGTGCCAAACACCTGGGTCGCGCCCACAGGGCAGGGCCATCTGAAATACCACGACTATGCAGCCGGCGTGGGCCGCAGCCTGATTGCGCCCCTCGCCATGGGTGATATTGCAGGCTTTGACCGTGCCTCTGCCCAGCCACCGCAGGCCTATGCGCAGGGTATTGCCCGTGCCCGCGCCGCGCTGAAATCTACATTCCCGGCACCTTTGCGTGCCGCACCGCATATGGCGTCAGCCTGA
- the sufB gene encoding Fe-S cluster assembly protein SufB, whose product MDKVLENDGVKEGVDQETVDAVREVGGAYKHGWNTDIEMEYAPKGLTEDIVKLISEKNEEPAWMLEWRLEAYARWLTKEEPDWAMVDYPEIDFQDQYYYARPKSMEVKPKSLDEVDPKLLETYAKLGIPLKEQMILAGVEGAENAPAEGRKVAVDAVFDSVSVGTTFQAELKKAGVIFCSISEAIREHPELVKKYLGSVVPVSDNFYATLNSAVFSDGSFVYVPPGVRCPMELSTYFRINAENTGQFERTLIIADKGSYVSYLEGCTAPARDIAQLHAAVVEIIIEEDAEVKYSTVQNWYPGDENGKGGIYNFVTKRADCRGDRAKVMWTQVETGSAVTWKYPSCILRGDDSQGEFYSIAIANNMQQADTGTKMVHLGKRTKSRIVSKGISAGKAQNTYRGLVSMHPKAKESRNYTQCDSLLIGDKCGAHTVPYIEVKNNSSRVEHEATTSKVDDDQLFYCRSRGMDEEEAVALVVNGFCKDVLQALPMEFAMEAQALVAISLEGSVG is encoded by the coding sequence TTGGACAAAGTACTGGAAAATGACGGCGTTAAAGAGGGCGTCGATCAAGAGACCGTTGACGCGGTTCGCGAGGTGGGCGGTGCCTACAAGCATGGCTGGAACACCGACATCGAAATGGAATACGCCCCCAAGGGGCTGACCGAGGACATCGTCAAGCTGATTTCCGAGAAGAACGAAGAACCGGCTTGGATGCTTGAATGGCGGCTGGAAGCCTATGCGCGCTGGCTGACCAAGGAAGAGCCTGACTGGGCGATGGTCGATTACCCTGAAATCGACTTTCAGGACCAGTATTACTATGCCCGCCCCAAAAGCATGGAGGTCAAGCCAAAGTCATTGGACGAGGTCGACCCCAAGCTGCTGGAAACCTATGCCAAGCTGGGTATTCCGCTGAAGGAACAGATGATTTTGGCCGGTGTCGAAGGCGCGGAAAATGCACCCGCCGAAGGCCGCAAGGTGGCGGTGGATGCGGTGTTCGATTCCGTATCCGTCGGCACCACCTTTCAGGCCGAGTTGAAAAAGGCCGGCGTCATCTTCTGCTCGATCTCGGAAGCGATCCGCGAGCATCCCGAGCTGGTAAAGAAATACCTTGGATCGGTCGTGCCGGTGTCGGACAACTTTTATGCCACGCTGAATTCGGCCGTGTTTTCGGACGGTTCGTTCGTCTATGTGCCACCGGGCGTGCGCTGCCCGATGGAGCTGTCGACCTATTTCCGCATCAACGCGGAAAACACCGGCCAGTTTGAACGCACGCTGATCATCGCGGACAAGGGCAGCTATGTGTCCTATCTGGAAGGGTGTACCGCTCCTGCACGCGACATCGCACAGTTGCACGCTGCCGTGGTCGAGATCATCATCGAAGAAGACGCCGAAGTGAAATATTCGACCGTTCAGAACTGGTATCCCGGTGACGAGAACGGCAAGGGCGGCATCTATAACTTTGTGACCAAACGCGCCGATTGCCGGGGCGACCGGGCAAAGGTGATGTGGACACAGGTGGAAACCGGGTCTGCCGTTACGTGGAAATACCCGTCGTGCATCCTGCGCGGGGACGATTCACAGGGTGAATTCTATTCCATCGCCATTGCCAACAACATGCAGCAGGCCGACACGGGCACCAAGATGGTGCATCTGGGCAAGCGCACCAAATCGCGGATCGTGTCCAAAGGCATCAGCGCGGGCAAGGCGCAGAACACCTATCGCGGCCTGGTGTCGATGCACCCCAAGGCCAAGGAATCGCGCAACTATACGCAGTGCGACAGCCTGTTGATCGGTGACAAATGCGGGGCGCACACGGTGCCCTATATCGAGGTCAAGAACAACTCGTCCCGCGTCGAGCACGAGGCGACCACATCCAAGGTGGATGATGACCAGCTGTTCTATTGCCGGTCGCGCGGCATGGACGAGGAAGAGGCCGTGGCGCTGGTGGTCAACGGGTTCTGCAAGGACGTGTTGCAAGCGTTGCCGATGGAATTTGCGATGGAAGCCCAGGCACTTGTCGCGATTTCGCTGGAAGGGTCGGTGGGCTGA
- a CDS encoding cysteine desulfurase family protein has protein sequence MMRIYLDHNATSPLRAEARAAMVAAMDVVGNPSSVHAEGRAAKSLMERARADVAEALGAVEADIVFTSGATEAAGLACAGRDLAGAAVEHDAVGAWVRDALAVDAQGRVTVEDAGGSVLQLANSETGVIQNVPAGIAVCDMTQVFGKMPLDFMASGARMALVSAHKLGGPKGIGALVLRRGQEVPAQIKGGGQEMGRRSGTENILGMVGFAAAARAAVRDVQGGRWDRVAELRNILENGLEAASKKTIFVGKDAGDSESLSVPHRLPNTSCFVTPGWKGETQVMQMDLAGFAVSAGSACSSGKVRASRVLTAMGFAPADAASAVRVSLGLETTEDDVLRFIDAWTGKLRKHEARAA, from the coding sequence ATGATGCGGATCTATCTGGATCACAATGCAACCAGCCCATTGCGGGCCGAAGCGCGCGCCGCAATGGTCGCGGCGATGGACGTGGTGGGCAATCCCTCCAGCGTTCACGCCGAAGGGCGCGCGGCCAAGTCGCTGATGGAGCGCGCACGGGCGGATGTGGCCGAGGCGCTGGGGGCGGTCGAGGCGGACATTGTGTTCACCTCGGGTGCGACCGAGGCGGCGGGGCTGGCCTGTGCGGGGCGTGATCTGGCCGGTGCTGCGGTAGAGCATGATGCGGTCGGTGCCTGGGTGCGCGATGCGCTGGCGGTGGATGCGCAAGGGCGCGTAACCGTCGAAGATGCGGGCGGGTCGGTGTTGCAACTGGCGAACTCCGAAACCGGTGTGATCCAGAATGTGCCCGCGGGGATCGCCGTGTGCGACATGACACAGGTCTTTGGCAAGATGCCGCTGGACTTCATGGCATCCGGCGCGCGCATGGCATTGGTGTCGGCGCACAAGCTGGGCGGACCCAAGGGCATCGGCGCGCTGGTCTTGCGCCGTGGCCAGGAAGTGCCAGCGCAGATCAAGGGCGGAGGGCAGGAAATGGGCCGCCGTTCGGGCACCGAAAACATCCTTGGAATGGTCGGTTTTGCCGCCGCCGCCAGGGCTGCGGTGCGCGACGTGCAGGGCGGGCGTTGGGATCGGGTTGCAGAACTTAGAAATATTCTAGAAAACGGTCTTGAGGCTGCGTCAAAGAAGACTATTTTTGTCGGGAAAGATGCGGGCGATTCAGAATCGCTGTCTGTGCCCCACAGGCTGCCCAACACCAGCTGTTTCGTCACCCCCGGATGGAAGGGCGAAACGCAAGTGATGCAGATGGATCTGGCGGGATTTGCCGTCTCGGCAGGGTCGGCCTGTTCCAGTGGTAAGGTGCGCGCCAGCCGGGTGCTGACCGCCATGGGCTTTGCGCCCGCCGATGCTGCCAGCGCCGTGCGCGTGTCGCTGGGGCTGGAGACGACAGAGGATGATGTGCTGCGGTTCATAGATGCATGGACCGGCAAGCTGAGAAAACACGAGGCGCGCGCCGCATAA
- a CDS encoding Rrf2 family transcriptional regulator, which translates to MKLSTKGRYAMVALSDIALQPEGTLVSLGDIATRQSVSLPYLEQLFVKLRRAELVTSVRGPGGGYRLSRPASDIRVVDVLEAVDEKVDAMHKGAGASGGTSGSRAQSLNNRLWEGLSAHVYVFLHQTRLSDVIDNELAPCPAVPNLFAVVDE; encoded by the coding sequence ATGAAGCTGTCGACAAAGGGAAGATACGCGATGGTGGCGCTGTCTGACATCGCCTTGCAGCCCGAAGGCACATTGGTGAGCCTTGGTGATATTGCAACGCGCCAGTCGGTGTCGCTGCCCTATCTGGAACAGTTGTTTGTCAAGCTGCGTCGCGCCGAATTGGTGACCTCGGTGCGCGGGCCGGGGGGCGGGTATCGTCTGTCGCGGCCGGCCTCGGATATTCGGGTGGTCGATGTGCTGGAAGCCGTCGATGAAAAGGTCGATGCGATGCACAAGGGCGCAGGGGCGTCGGGCGGCACCTCGGGCAGCCGTGCGCAATCGCTGAACAACCGCCTGTGGGAGGGGTTGAGCGCGCATGTCTATGTGTTTCTGCACCAGACTCGGCTGTCGGATGTGATCGACAACGAACTGGCACCCTGTCCGGCGGTGCCAAACCTGTTTGCGGTTGTGGACGAATAA
- a CDS encoding alpha/beta hydrolase: MPEVIFPGPEGRLEGRYHPQKERDAPIAIVLHPHPQFGGTMNHKVVHRMHYAFYNMGFTVLRFNFRGVGRSQGEYDQGIGELSDAASALDYLQSMNNNSKHCWVAGFSFGAWIGMQLLMRRPEITGFISVSPPANMYDFSFLAPCPASGLVINGTADRVAPPADTTALVNKLHEQKGITITHTEVEGAGHFFEEPHLDTLINTTTDYVKRRLTENSR; this comes from the coding sequence ATGCCCGAGGTCATTTTTCCCGGACCCGAAGGCCGCCTCGAAGGCCGCTATCACCCGCAAAAAGAACGTGACGCCCCGATTGCAATCGTTCTGCATCCCCACCCCCAGTTTGGCGGCACGATGAACCACAAGGTGGTCCACCGTATGCACTATGCGTTTTACAACATGGGGTTCACCGTTCTGCGGTTCAACTTCCGTGGCGTGGGCCGCAGCCAGGGTGAATACGATCAGGGCATTGGCGAATTGTCCGATGCCGCCTCGGCGCTCGATTACTTGCAGTCGATGAACAACAACTCGAAACATTGCTGGGTTGCGGGCTTTTCGTTCGGTGCGTGGATCGGGATGCAGCTGCTGATGCGCCGCCCTGAAATCACCGGCTTCATCTCGGTGTCGCCGCCTGCGAACATGTACGACTTTTCGTTCCTGGCGCCCTGCCCGGCTTCGGGTCTGGTGATCAACGGCACGGCTGATCGCGTGGCGCCGCCCGCCGATACAACCGCGCTGGTGAACAAACTGCACGAGCAAAAAGGCATCACCATCACCCATACCGAGGTCGAAGGCGCCGGCCACTTCTTTGAAGAACCGCATCTTGATACGCTGATCAACACCACAACCGACTATGTGAAACGACGCCTGACTGAAAACAGCCGCTGA
- a CDS encoding HD domain-containing protein produces MTQTAPLLDLSADQKDRLDRQIDFLREVDKLKGVLRASRLLDDSRCENSAEHSWHIMLYVAVLGEHAAPEVDVSRVIRMLLIHDIVEIDAGDAPIHGNVDHEAMALKEAAAADRLFNLLPADQAREFRALWDEFEAAQSADAQFAKAIDRTQAPVGNLYSGGGTWIEYNVTMDQLDTRVGTPVNRGAPVLWAWLRPRLAAFFARA; encoded by the coding sequence ATGACCCAGACCGCCCCCCTGTTGGACTTGAGTGCAGACCAAAAGGACCGTCTGGACCGGCAAATAGATTTCCTGCGCGAAGTCGATAAACTCAAAGGCGTCCTGCGCGCGTCCCGGCTGCTGGACGACTCGCGGTGCGAAAACTCGGCCGAACATTCCTGGCACATCATGCTTTATGTGGCCGTGCTGGGCGAACATGCTGCACCCGAAGTCGATGTGTCCCGCGTCATCCGCATGTTGTTGATCCACGACATCGTGGAAATCGACGCGGGCGATGCGCCCATTCACGGCAATGTTGATCACGAAGCGATGGCGCTGAAAGAAGCCGCCGCGGCGGATCGTCTGTTCAACCTGCTGCCCGCGGATCAGGCCCGTGAGTTCCGCGCCCTGTGGGATGAATTCGAAGCCGCCCAAAGCGCCGATGCACAATTTGCCAAGGCCATTGACCGCACGCAGGCCCCTGTGGGCAACCTGTACAGCGGTGGCGGCACATGGATCGAATACAATGTCACGATGGACCAGCTCGACACCCGCGTCGGCACCCCCGTAAACCGCGGTGCGCCGGTGCTGTGGGCATGGTTGCGACCGCGCCTTGCTGCGTTTTTTGCGCGGGCCTGA
- a CDS encoding NADP-dependent isocitrate dehydrogenase — protein sequence MSKIKVDNPIVEMDGDEMTRIIWEFIKKKLILPYLDIDLLYYDLGIESRDATDDQITIDAAEKTKEVGVAVKCATITPDEARVEEFGLKRMYRSPNGTIRNILGGVIFREPIICKNVPRLVPGWTQPIVVGRHAYGDQYRATDFRFPGPGKLTMTFVGDDGETIEREVFDAPAAGVAMGMYNLDASIYDFARASLNYGLQRGYPVYLSTKNTILKAYDGRFKDIFQEVYDAEFADKFKAAGIWYEHRLIDDMVASAMKWSGGYVWACKNYDGDVQSDTVAQGFGSLGLMTSLLMTPDGKIVEAEAAHGTVTRHYRQHQKGEQTSTNSIASIYAWTGGLKHRGKLDDNSALIEFAQTLEKVVVDTVESGFMTKDLALLVGPDQGWLTTMGFLEKVDENLNAALKG from the coding sequence ATGAGCAAGATCAAGGTGGACAACCCCATCGTCGAGATGGATGGCGATGAAATGACCCGCATCATCTGGGAGTTTATCAAGAAAAAGCTGATCCTGCCCTATCTGGACATCGACCTTCTGTACTACGATCTGGGCATCGAAAGCCGCGACGCAACCGACGACCAGATCACCATTGATGCCGCCGAGAAAACCAAGGAAGTCGGCGTTGCTGTCAAATGCGCGACGATCACACCGGACGAGGCGCGGGTTGAAGAGTTTGGCCTGAAACGCATGTACCGCTCGCCCAACGGGACGATCCGCAACATCCTGGGCGGCGTGATCTTCCGCGAGCCGATCATCTGCAAGAACGTGCCGCGCCTTGTGCCCGGCTGGACCCAGCCGATCGTGGTGGGCCGTCACGCCTACGGCGACCAGTACCGTGCCACCGACTTCCGCTTTCCCGGCCCCGGCAAGCTGACCATGACCTTTGTCGGTGACGACGGTGAGACCATTGAGCGCGAGGTGTTCGACGCGCCCGCTGCCGGTGTGGCGATGGGCATGTATAACCTTGATGCGTCGATCTATGACTTTGCCCGCGCCTCGCTGAACTACGGGCTGCAACGCGGTTATCCGGTCTATCTGTCGACCAAGAACACCATCCTCAAGGCCTATGACGGGCGGTTCAAGGACATCTTCCAGGAAGTCTATGACGCGGAATTCGCGGATAAATTCAAGGCCGCCGGTATCTGGTACGAACACCGGCTGATCGACGACATGGTCGCCTCGGCGATGAAATGGTCGGGCGGCTATGTCTGGGCCTGCAAGAACTATGACGGCGACGTGCAGTCCGACACCGTGGCGCAGGGCTTTGGCTCGCTGGGGCTGATGACGTCCCTGCTGATGACCCCCGACGGCAAGATCGTCGAGGCCGAAGCCGCCCACGGCACGGTCACCCGCCACTATCGCCAGCACCAGAAGGGCGAACAGACCTCGACCAACTCGATCGCGTCAATCTATGCATGGACCGGCGGGCTGAAACATCGCGGCAAACTGGACGACAATTCGGCCCTGATCGAATTCGCGCAAACGCTGGAAAAGGTGGTTGTGGACACGGTCGAAAGCGGCTTCATGACCAAGGATCTGGCGCTGCTGGTCGGGCCGGATCAGGGCTGGCTGACGACGATGGGGTTCCTCGAGAAGGTCGACGAGAACCTGAACGCGGCGCTGAAGGGGTAG
- a CDS encoding class II glutamine amidotransferase, translated as MCRWAAYLGEPIFMDGLVTSPGHALVHQSRAASECKTALNGDGVGVAWYGERAEPGLYRDVYPAWSDPNLMALCRTVKSHAFMAHVRASTGSATSRNNCHPFACGRWSFMHNGQVGGFDRFRRLADMGVSDALYANRRGATDSELLFLYAIAEGLDDAPEAAMVTAHARLEAMSRAHGTTPHLRSSAAWMDGQRLFVLRTSTDHIAPTVYYQRRADDLGWFVVSEPPELGQAGWTELPAGHLAAFSDGGVVITPMADVARVAA; from the coding sequence ATGTGCCGTTGGGCGGCCTATCTGGGTGAACCGATCTTTATGGACGGGCTGGTAACCAGCCCCGGCCATGCGCTGGTGCATCAATCGCGCGCGGCCAGCGAATGCAAGACGGCGCTGAACGGCGACGGAGTGGGCGTGGCCTGGTATGGAGAGCGGGCGGAGCCGGGGCTGTATCGCGATGTTTATCCCGCGTGGTCCGATCCGAACCTGATGGCGTTGTGTCGCACGGTCAAAAGCCACGCCTTCATGGCCCATGTGCGCGCGTCAACCGGTTCGGCCACCAGCCGCAACAATTGCCATCCTTTCGCCTGCGGGCGCTGGAGCTTCATGCACAACGGGCAGGTCGGTGGCTTTGATCGCTTTCGCAGGCTGGCCGATATGGGCGTGTCCGATGCGCTGTATGCAAACCGGCGCGGGGCGACGGACAGCGAACTGTTGTTTCTCTATGCGATTGCCGAAGGTCTGGACGACGCGCCCGAGGCTGCGATGGTCACAGCCCATGCGCGGCTCGAGGCGATGTCGCGTGCCCATGGCACCACGCCGCACCTGCGGTCATCGGCGGCATGGATGGACGGGCAGCGGCTGTTTGTGCTGCGCACCTCGACCGACCATATTGCGCCCACGGTCTACTATCAGCGCCGGGCGGACGATCTGGGCTGGTTCGTGGTGTCCGAACCACCGGAACTGGGGCAGGCGGGCTGGACCGAACTGCCTGCGGGGCATCTGGCGGCGTTTTCGGACGGCGGAGTGGTGATTACACCGATGGCGGATGTTGCACGGGTGGCGGCCTGA
- a CDS encoding DUF6356 family protein: MFARIFLSHPRTVDESYLEHLLFAGRFAMRLFAAGGAALVHAVIPCLFEKTASRMIAQMYAQTHNRGQ; the protein is encoded by the coding sequence ATGTTCGCACGCATTTTCCTTAGCCACCCGCGCACTGTCGACGAAAGCTATCTTGAACATCTGCTGTTCGCAGGCCGCTTCGCAATGCGGTTGTTTGCGGCGGGCGGTGCGGCGCTGGTGCATGCGGTGATCCCCTGTCTGTTCGAAAAAACCGCCAGCCGGATGATTGCGCAAATGTATGCGCAGACCCACAACCGGGGTCAATGA
- a CDS encoding Lrp/AsnC family transcriptional regulator — protein sequence MLNLDDIDRKLLHELQRDASQSLDSLSDVVGLSRNACWRRIRLMEDASIITARVTLVDPAKIGLPLMVFMQIRTGSHDPDWQSKFSAATNAIPGILSVFRMTGDLDYLVRARVADMADYDRLYQQLIASLPVADISSSFVMEDIKDSTALPL from the coding sequence ATGTTGAATTTAGACGATATCGACCGAAAACTACTGCACGAATTACAACGCGACGCCAGCCAATCCCTGGATTCGCTCAGCGACGTTGTCGGACTGTCGCGCAACGCCTGCTGGCGCCGCATCCGTCTGATGGAAGACGCGAGCATCATCACCGCCCGCGTCACATTGGTGGACCCCGCCAAGATCGGCCTGCCGCTGATGGTGTTTATGCAGATCCGCACCGGCAGCCATGATCCCGACTGGCAGTCAAAATTCTCTGCCGCCACAAATGCCATTCCCGGCATCCTCAGTGTTTTTCGCATGACCGGAGATCTGGATTACCTTGTGCGCGCCCGCGTGGCGGACATGGCCGATTATGACCGCCTGTACCAACAGCTGATCGCAAGCTTGCCTGTTGCCGATATCTCGTCCAGCTTTGTGATGGAAGACATCAAAGACAGCACTGCGCTGCCCCTCTGA
- a CDS encoding multidrug efflux SMR transporter translates to MHYLWLVIAIVTETLGTTALQASQQFSRFWPSVAVVVFYGLSFYFMALALKVMPVGIVYAIWSGLGIVLIAGIGFVLFNQRLDLPAVAGLCLIIAGILVIHLFSNSAQH, encoded by the coding sequence CTGCACTATCTCTGGCTGGTCATCGCCATCGTCACCGAAACCCTCGGCACCACGGCGTTGCAAGCCTCGCAACAATTTTCGCGGTTCTGGCCGTCGGTGGCGGTCGTGGTGTTCTATGGCCTGTCGTTCTATTTCATGGCGCTGGCGCTCAAGGTGATGCCGGTGGGCATTGTCTATGCCATCTGGTCGGGTCTGGGGATCGTGCTGATCGCGGGCATCGGTTTTGTCCTGTTCAACCAGCGGCTGGACCTGCCTGCGGTGGCGGGTCTGTGCCTGATCATAGCCGGAATTCTGGTGATCCACCTGTTTTCGAACAGCGCCCAGCACTGA